From Calothrix sp. PCC 6303, a single genomic window includes:
- the cas2 gene encoding CRISPR-associated endonuclease Cas2 — MFYLVCYDIVSDTRRNKVSKLLESYGLRVQKSVFECVLDEKQYESISKLLMRLLNRREDQVRFYPMSAHNRCKVAVVGTQPEFSVDDAAFIV, encoded by the coding sequence ATGTTTTATTTGGTTTGTTACGACATTGTGAGCGATACCCGTCGCAATAAAGTTTCCAAACTGCTGGAAAGTTATGGTTTACGAGTACAAAAATCTGTTTTTGAGTGTGTTTTGGATGAGAAACAGTATGAAAGTATTTCTAAACTCCTGATGCGACTACTTAACCGACGGGAAGACCAAGTGAGATTTTATCCTATGTCTGCACACAATCGTTGTAAAGTGGCAGTAGTGGGAACACAACCCGAATTTAGTGTCGATGATGCAGCTTTTATAGTTTAA
- a CDS encoding ISAzo13 family transposase (programmed frameshift): MVLTDSLKKLFIETASQLKGAEKRRFMASTVQSLGLGGQRLAQSELGWNRDTIRKGTRELKSGITCVDNMSGKGRYKAEEHLPNLLEDIKKIVDFYSQTDPSFKSQRLYTRLSAAEVRKQLIEKSGYSDEKLHTSETIRVKLNNLGYKLRRVKKVQPQKKFPQTDAIFEQLDVVNKDADEDKSVLRLSMDGKACVKIGSFDRGGKSRDGVKASDHDYNPKTTVTPYGIFLPELDELFLYFTESKVTSDFIVDILEDFWSCEKHRFSEVKTLLLNQDNGPQNSSRRTQFMKRIVEFAHKHQVNIRLAYYPPYHSKYNPIERTWAVLENHWNGSILDELETALNFASTMKWNGKHPVVKLVHETYENGVKLTKKAMAQIEKQIERLTDSNHEVFPNLGNWFIDICCSKTNVISF, translated from the exons ATAGTATTAACTGATTCTCTGAAAAAGTTGTTCATTGAAACTGCATCTCAATTAAAAGGTGCAGAAAAGCGTAGATTTATGGCTTCGACAGTTCAAAGCTTAGGTTTAGGAGGGCAAAGACTTGCACAATCAGAATTAGGATGGAATCGAGACACAATTCGCAAAGGAACAAGAGAATTAAAAAGCGGTATTACTTGTGTTGATAACATGAGTGGCAAAGGACGTTACAAAGCAGAAGAACATCTGCCAAATCTTTTAGAAGATATCAAAAAAATAGTTGACTTCTATAGTCAAACCGATCCGAGTTTTAAAAGTCAAAGACTATATACTAGACTCAGTGCAGCCGAAGTTAGAAAGCAATTAATCGAAAAGTCTGGTTATAGTGATGAAAAGTTACATACATCAGAAACAATTCGAGTCAAATTAAATAATTTAGGTTATAAGCTCAGAAGGGTAAAGAAAGTTCAGCCTCAAAAAAAAT TCCCACAAACTGATGCAATCTTTGAGCAATTAGATGTAGTAAATAAAGATGCAGATGAAGATAAGAGTGTTTTACGTCTAAGCATGGACGGAAAAGCCTGTGTTAAGATCGGCTCATTTGACCGAGGGGGTAAAAGCCGGGATGGGGTGAAAGCATCAGACCATGATTATAATCCGAAAACAACTGTAACTCCTTATGGAATATTTCTTCCAGAGCTTGACGAGTTATTTTTGTACTTTACAGAATCGAAAGTTACAAGTGATTTTATCGTTGATATTCTAGAAGATTTTTGGTCTTGTGAAAAGCATCGTTTTTCTGAAGTTAAAACACTACTTCTGAATCAAGATAATGGTCCGCAGAATAGTTCGCGGCGTACCCAATTTATGAAACGTATAGTAGAGTTTGCTCACAAACATCAAGTAAATATACGTTTAGCTTATTATCCTCCCTATCATAGTAAATACAATCCAATAGAAAGGACATGGGCAGTACTAGAAAATCATTGGAATGGGAGTATTTTAGATGAACTAGAAACGGCTTTAAATTTTGCTAGCACTATGAAATGGAACGGGAAACATCCAGTCGTTAAGCTAGTACACGAAACTTATGAGAATGGGGTAAAGCTTACAAAAAAAGCTATGGCTCAAATCGAAAAACAGATTGAGCGGCTAACCGATTCTAATCATGAAGTTTTCCCAAATTTAGGTAATTGGTTTATTGATATTTGTTGTAGTAAAACAAACGTGATTTCATTTTAA
- the cmr4 gene encoding type III-B CRISPR module RAMP protein Cmr4: MYKKAFGIIETLAPLHVGATAGEESGNLNLIFRDQFTQTGIIPGSSLRGRFRAEMRSQVDEKEVSYWYGEGASSEQSEINNESMVKFEHASIVWLPVFCPGQPIVWVSSPRLLERYKRIAQIDAEIPSLYVASSNIRARESQGKKTIFFNLGFLNIIRSENLSKWFPNGKELPAVIVDDSDIAMIHDMALYRQSRVRLKDNEKVVDGGGFFNTEALPEGTILVFPIAIRDDKSNKKWQPFPNDITDEIYLGGLESIGFGHCQLKIVNRN; this comes from the coding sequence ATGTATAAGAAAGCTTTCGGCATTATTGAAACCCTTGCACCCCTCCATGTTGGTGCAACCGCAGGAGAAGAAAGTGGGAATCTCAACTTAATTTTCCGCGACCAATTTACCCAAACAGGTATTATTCCCGGTAGTTCCTTACGCGGTCGTTTTCGTGCAGAAATGAGAAGTCAGGTAGACGAAAAAGAGGTTAGTTATTGGTATGGGGAAGGTGCGAGTTCGGAACAATCAGAGATTAATAATGAATCGATGGTTAAATTTGAACATGCTTCAATTGTTTGGCTTCCTGTGTTTTGTCCCGGTCAACCCATTGTTTGGGTTAGCAGTCCCCGACTATTGGAACGTTACAAACGTATTGCCCAAATTGATGCAGAAATCCCCAGTCTCTATGTTGCTTCTAGTAATATTAGAGCTAGAGAATCTCAGGGTAAAAAAACAATTTTCTTCAACTTAGGATTTTTGAATATTATTCGCAGCGAAAATTTATCTAAATGGTTTCCCAACGGAAAGGAATTACCTGCTGTAATTGTCGATGATAGTGACATTGCGATGATTCACGATATGGCACTATACCGTCAGAGTCGCGTGCGCTTAAAGGATAATGAAAAAGTTGTCGATGGTGGTGGATTTTTTAATACAGAAGCATTACCAGAAGGAACAATTTTAGTATTTCCCATTGCCATCCGCGACGATAAATCAAATAAGAAATGGCAACCTTTCCCCAACGACATTACAGACGAAATCTACCTGGGTGGTTTGGAATCGATTGGCTTTGGTCATTGCCAGTTAAAAATAGTCAACCGTAATTAA
- a CDS encoding DUF6876 family protein, which produces MKTPQQIEAALNQFTGSTTLYKHWLGLKYTDGIKYLAEETSCYWLLDAIFSHQTKTFLSNQNLREFQIWYLRVENNSGVLICEWDTNQEVLRQEIEYTDFSLSHIKLYLIETVLMLPSEY; this is translated from the coding sequence ATGAAAACGCCGCAACAAATAGAAGCCGCACTTAACCAATTTACTGGTTCTACGACTCTCTACAAACACTGGCTAGGCTTAAAATATACAGATGGCATCAAATATTTAGCCGAAGAGACTAGCTGCTATTGGCTCTTGGATGCAATTTTCTCCCATCAAACTAAAACCTTTCTCTCTAATCAAAATTTGCGAGAATTTCAAATCTGGTATTTGCGAGTTGAAAATAATTCTGGTGTTTTGATTTGTGAGTGGGATACAAATCAAGAAGTATTACGACAGGAAATCGAATACACAGATTTTTCACTAAGCCATATCAAGCTTTATTTAATAGAAACAGTTCTCATGCTCCCCAGCGAATATTAA
- a CDS encoding WYL domain-containing protein translates to MSALNICHFLIGVPGSGKSTFAAALAKLGNNVIISTDEIRTTLYGDAAIQGNWNEIENQALLLIQQAQTSKKSVIYDATNFKRAFRMDFLMKIKEDGETLPLRWIAWYLKTPIETCIKWNQNRNRQVPQPIIETMSKLLANFPPLIAEGFATIEEIDVTKFPTDTAAFTAQIEKRINSLKRRITNRNNRTQHDGIIFHRYSRLLDFDRLMHLISLVIKYPGIGNLHTTNPKLLENILGEIPETTSNIDEITKIMAKLHGGIYGNPSEIIADLQWLEENGVIAGNKEQENNSLSLPSPLSFHCPHPTHSYSDTEPFQRLIGTISFILHNPFLPNIGDGNLPTLAQALQQAGITCGDNLDTLRKDIEKILKPYQILPEFAMRNGYFAGTGILSQAELIRVFETLRSQAQSLDDPLALELYETFKQRMLQTKLIDTDKKVYPVRAIVNRSIVDPRYLHSTALVNNLPKLEAAISNGEVLELNRFSGSGGYDYDPKSFFLAYPLQIVFSNLAWYLGFESVGGNEPGLLRFERLDRLFLGNQQNKTRYRSEQEKSLQKLQALLKGSAGLFLGNSEVEQSKFLSQDQKVHITACMTVELWFNNDVYKFITEGTKRFAKIKMSPPVSSTKNNLPKSIFSLKATKDKQFPHRFQVILPKWSLHDFDLWRWIVGFGGNVKVIEPIELVEKVKGIGSGIVQVYDTKK, encoded by the coding sequence ATGTCCGCATTGAATATCTGTCACTTCCTTATTGGTGTTCCTGGTAGCGGTAAATCCACCTTCGCTGCTGCATTAGCAAAACTCGGTAACAATGTCATCATCTCCACTGACGAAATTCGTACCACACTCTACGGAGACGCAGCAATTCAAGGAAACTGGAACGAAATTGAAAACCAAGCACTTCTTTTAATTCAACAAGCACAAACATCAAAAAAAAGTGTCATTTACGACGCAACCAACTTCAAACGTGCTTTCCGCATGGATTTTTTAATGAAAATTAAAGAGGATGGGGAAACCCTACCCCTACGTTGGATTGCATGGTACTTAAAAACACCCATCGAAACCTGTATTAAATGGAACCAAAACCGTAACCGACAGGTTCCCCAACCAATAATCGAAACCATGTCCAAATTGCTGGCAAACTTCCCCCCACTCATCGCTGAGGGTTTTGCAACAATCGAAGAAATTGATGTCACCAAATTCCCAACAGATACCGCAGCATTTACAGCACAAATAGAAAAACGCATCAATAGCTTAAAACGTCGCATCACCAACCGCAACAACCGTACTCAACACGACGGTATCATCTTTCATCGCTACAGCAGATTGCTCGATTTTGACCGATTAATGCACCTAATTTCCCTCGTTATTAAGTATCCCGGTATTGGCAACTTACACACAACCAACCCCAAATTACTGGAAAACATCTTAGGTGAAATCCCTGAAACTACCAGTAATATTGATGAAATTACAAAAATAATGGCAAAGTTGCATGGTGGAATTTATGGGAATCCATCAGAAATCATCGCAGACTTACAATGGCTGGAAGAAAATGGGGTTATTGCAGGAAACAAAGAACAAGAAAATAATTCTTTGTCTCTTCCCTCTCCCTTATCCTTCCATTGCCCACATCCCACACATTCCTATTCCGATACAGAACCTTTCCAACGCTTGATTGGGACAATTAGTTTTATTTTGCACAACCCATTTCTACCCAACATTGGAGACGGAAATTTACCAACCCTCGCGCAAGCACTCCAACAAGCGGGAATTACTTGTGGTGATAACTTAGACACTCTCCGTAAAGATATTGAGAAAATCTTAAAACCCTATCAAATATTACCTGAATTTGCTATGCGAAATGGTTACTTTGCAGGTACGGGAATTCTTTCCCAAGCTGAATTAATCAGGGTATTTGAGACACTGCGATCGCAAGCCCAGAGTTTAGATGACCCTTTAGCATTAGAGCTTTATGAGACATTCAAGCAAAGAATGTTACAAACCAAGTTGATTGATACTGATAAAAAAGTCTATCCCGTGCGTGCGATCGTAAACCGTTCTATAGTCGATCCGCGATATCTCCACAGCACAGCTTTAGTGAATAATTTACCCAAATTAGAAGCAGCTATTTCTAATGGTGAAGTTTTGGAGTTAAACCGTTTTTCAGGTAGTGGAGGCTATGATTATGACCCCAAAAGTTTCTTTTTAGCTTATCCTTTGCAAATCGTTTTTTCTAACTTGGCTTGGTATTTGGGGTTTGAATCCGTTGGAGGCAATGAACCAGGTTTATTACGATTTGAACGGTTAGATAGATTATTTTTGGGGAATCAGCAAAATAAAACTCGTTATCGAAGCGAACAAGAGAAGTCATTACAAAAATTACAAGCACTATTAAAAGGCAGCGCTGGACTATTTCTTGGTAATAGTGAAGTTGAACAAAGTAAGTTTTTAAGTCAGGATCAAAAGGTACATATTACTGCCTGTATGACAGTAGAACTTTGGTTTAACAATGATGTTTACAAGTTCATTACCGAAGGAACAAAGCGATTTGCCAAAATCAAAATGTCTCCCCCAGTTTCCAGTACAAAAAATAATCTTCCCAAGTCGATTTTTTCATTAAAAGCAACAAAAGATAAACAATTTCCCCATCGATTCCAGGTAATATTACCTAAATGGTCTTTACATGACTTCGATTTGTGGCGTTGGATTGTTGGATTTGGCGGAAATGTGAAGGTAATAGAACCAATTGAGTTGGTAGAGAAAGTAAAAGGAATTGGTAGCGGGATTGTTCAAGTTTATGACACAAAAAAATAA
- a CDS encoding Cas10/Cmr2 second palm domain-containing protein — translation MPKYTAITFAPVQGFIEKSRKLRDLYGSSQILSYLSQELLNEAGKTTEVVSPAIIKMQKGMPNRILLKGDFTEKQARDTLSSAWKRILFECRSWIGTKLPEKSYGTYHWEREWQNWGNYAWEVFCGSGDTISAAMEDLETKKLSRDWIGVNWIGESSSLTGTDAIAFPGLGAESRNPNNRKWSAEKEEIKTFYRRLACVLEGISLDKEPEGKYIALEEKLSIPELVKRLVTHEDIATSLGISPLGNSFSDIYRRPEKITETEKGRCTGWFMGDGDKVGDYLKDLAQKSDAEVKLFSQAMREWGRDFARDFPKEFGRVVYAGGDDFLGAIYSDKDKPKIEPEQVYQWLLELPNKWREHKQPINVSVGFIWAASSVPQRDILQHCREAEKVAKSLGRNRVTIRILFNSGQYVEWTCPWNYLNILDKYKDLDGNSNWSHIYTDLAQLEARNAFNIDKRTFNRKFALDFFDIYFPGEGEKLSKDNNLLKNIVGYTDDDEEYERVEKTIDWMRSLIKVGFQLCSNT, via the coding sequence ATGCCCAAATACACTGCCATAACCTTCGCACCAGTGCAAGGATTCATCGAAAAATCCCGTAAACTTAGGGATTTATACGGCTCATCGCAGATACTCTCTTACCTCAGCCAAGAGTTACTCAACGAAGCTGGAAAAACAACAGAGGTGGTATCACCTGCAATTATCAAAATGCAGAAGGGAATGCCAAACCGCATTTTACTAAAAGGTGACTTTACAGAAAAACAAGCGCGAGATACCCTGTCATCAGCATGGAAGCGGATATTATTCGAGTGTCGTAGCTGGATAGGGACAAAATTACCCGAAAAATCATACGGTACATATCACTGGGAACGGGAATGGCAAAATTGGGGAAACTATGCGTGGGAAGTGTTTTGCGGTAGTGGGGACACAATCTCGGCAGCAATGGAAGACTTGGAAACCAAAAAACTCTCCCGTGACTGGATAGGAGTAAATTGGATTGGTGAGAGTTCCAGCTTAACAGGTACTGATGCGATCGCATTTCCCGGTTTAGGTGCGGAATCTAGAAACCCCAATAATCGCAAATGGAGCGCAGAAAAAGAGGAAATCAAAACTTTCTATCGTCGTTTAGCTTGTGTATTAGAAGGAATTTCCCTAGATAAGGAACCAGAGGGAAAATACATCGCACTCGAAGAAAAACTTAGTATTCCCGAATTAGTAAAACGTCTCGTTACCCACGAAGATATTGCCACAAGTTTAGGCATATCACCACTTGGTAATAGTTTCAGCGATATTTATCGTCGTCCCGAAAAAATCACAGAAACCGAAAAAGGACGATGCACAGGTTGGTTTATGGGGGATGGGGATAAAGTTGGCGATTATCTCAAAGATTTAGCGCAAAAGAGTGATGCAGAAGTAAAATTATTTAGCCAAGCAATGCGTGAATGGGGGAGAGATTTTGCTAGGGATTTTCCAAAGGAATTTGGACGGGTTGTATATGCAGGTGGTGATGACTTTTTAGGAGCTATTTATAGTGATAAAGATAAACCAAAAATTGAACCAGAACAAGTATATCAATGGTTATTAGAATTACCAAATAAATGGAGAGAACACAAGCAACCTATAAATGTGAGTGTCGGGTTTATTTGGGCAGCATCGAGCGTACCCCAGCGGGATATTTTACAGCATTGTCGAGAAGCGGAAAAAGTAGCGAAATCATTAGGAAGAAACCGGGTTACTATTCGGATTCTGTTTAATAGTGGTCAATATGTTGAGTGGACTTGTCCTTGGAACTATTTAAATATTTTAGATAAATATAAAGACTTGGATGGTAATAGTAACTGGAGTCATATTTATACCGATTTAGCACAGTTAGAAGCGCGAAATGCTTTTAATATCGATAAACGTACTTTTAATCGTAAATTTGCATTAGATTTTTTCGATATTTACTTTCCCGGAGAAGGTGAAAAATTGAGTAAAGACAATAATCTTTTAAAAAACATCGTTGGCTATACAGATGACGATGAAGAATATGAACGAGTTGAAAAAACAATTGACTGGATGCGGAGTTTAATTAAAGTTGGATTTCAATTATGTTCAAATACTTAA
- a CDS encoding ISL3 family transposase: MTQKRSIKVLTELLDLKDIKVTSQRIYNGIGIILQTESTKSYSICPHCGTKSEKLHQNHSHIIKDLPFSEKPVFLEVNRRQFKCYQCQKPFSEELYYAKKKRTYTNRLAQKIIQDVLESDIHSVASKGIVTTEEIERMLKDASEELCDSKPSNLKRLGIDEIALVKGKGDYCAVLVDLDASKLLAILNGRTQDKIKEALSGWGLEVLQQIEEVSIDLWQGYKNLVMELMPNAQVVADRFHVMTQINKELDTQRKRERRSIEEQIKETKSESEKAEYEIILAGLKNSKYSLLKNEDNLTDEQVVKLREVKRVSPVLKEMHDFKEKIRKIFNLTDHWYTGVFKLGMWLSKAKKYFPRSNNTIIRWFDEIIAYFDNGTTSGTVEGINNKLKLIKRSGYGFRNFQNFKIRCLLNWT; this comes from the coding sequence ATGACTCAGAAAAGAAGTATAAAAGTTCTGACAGAACTTCTGGATTTAAAAGATATAAAAGTCACTTCACAGCGCATTTACAATGGAATTGGGATTATTTTACAAACTGAGTCAACAAAATCATACAGTATTTGCCCTCATTGTGGGACAAAAAGCGAAAAATTACATCAAAACCATAGCCATATTATTAAAGACTTACCTTTTAGTGAGAAGCCAGTATTCTTAGAAGTAAATAGACGACAATTTAAGTGTTATCAGTGTCAAAAACCATTTAGTGAGGAATTGTATTATGCAAAAAAGAAGAGGACTTACACAAATCGACTAGCACAAAAAATAATACAAGATGTTTTAGAAAGTGATATTCATAGTGTCGCATCAAAAGGCATTGTCACAACTGAAGAGATAGAACGAATGTTAAAGGATGCATCGGAAGAATTATGTGATTCCAAACCATCAAACTTAAAAAGGCTTGGAATTGACGAAATTGCTTTAGTCAAAGGCAAAGGTGATTACTGTGCAGTATTAGTAGACTTAGATGCATCTAAATTACTTGCGATTTTGAATGGAAGAACACAAGATAAAATCAAAGAAGCTCTTTCTGGATGGGGATTAGAAGTCTTACAGCAAATAGAAGAGGTCAGTATTGATTTGTGGCAAGGTTATAAAAACTTAGTTATGGAATTAATGCCCAATGCCCAAGTAGTTGCAGATAGATTTCACGTTATGACACAAATAAACAAAGAACTAGACACGCAAAGAAAAAGGGAAAGAAGAAGTATTGAAGAGCAAATCAAAGAAACCAAGTCAGAATCAGAAAAAGCTGAGTATGAAATCATTTTAGCTGGCTTGAAAAATAGTAAATATTCCTTACTTAAGAATGAAGATAATTTAACTGACGAACAAGTAGTAAAGCTCAGAGAAGTTAAAAGAGTATCTCCAGTTTTGAAAGAAATGCATGATTTTAAAGAAAAAATTAGAAAAATATTTAACCTGACTGATCATTGGTACACAGGAGTTTTTAAGCTAGGAATGTGGTTGTCAAAAGCAAAGAAATACTTTCCTCGTAGCAATAATACTATTATTCGCTGGTTTGATGAAATTATCGCTTATTTTGATAATGGAACAACAAGTGGAACAGTAGAAGGAATTAATAATAAACTTAAGCTGATAAAACGCTCTGGATATGGATTCAGAAATTTTCAAAATTTCAAGATTAGATGCTTGTTAAATTGGACTTAG
- the cas1 gene encoding CRISPR-associated endonuclease Cas1: protein MSTIYITEPDASFKLQNKYLKLLQQDKQRFFIRISNISQFAIFGNIKLPKDVMQIVRLNQIPAIYFTHTGEYVGRLENPSTVQAKYLNYQRQRLHDREFNRATAESIVWAKLHNQQTFLQNWTRYCTDYTTQRASDYLTLLMDNLSLAPCVEELHQYIEEADKVYYCAVASILSLYSSNPHTTAKQINRFLNLGNQLLHQYIYNHLKTAGLHPDYSILHRDTHHELPLAWDFSAEFRAPIVDDLVLNFVRNLAKNNGNGNGNGKKPYTHLQRFLQHWEGKLKTFVLHPSAGEVSYRQCIDLQVKEYIASLLGDVEYYRPLALKFHPEQTNFINMLETQKPILTLVK from the coding sequence ATGTCTACAATTTATATCACCGAACCAGATGCATCCTTCAAACTACAAAATAAGTATCTGAAGTTACTCCAACAAGATAAACAACGCTTTTTCATCCGCATTAGTAACATTAGCCAATTCGCCATTTTTGGTAACATCAAACTACCAAAAGATGTCATGCAAATAGTTCGTTTAAATCAAATCCCCGCCATCTACTTCACTCACACAGGTGAATATGTAGGACGCTTAGAAAACCCGTCTACAGTCCAAGCTAAATACTTAAACTACCAACGTCAACGCTTACATGACAGAGAATTTAATCGTGCAACAGCAGAAAGTATAGTTTGGGCAAAACTCCATAACCAACAGACTTTTCTCCAAAACTGGACTCGTTACTGCACAGACTACACAACTCAACGAGCTTCGGATTATCTAACACTGCTGATGGATAATTTATCCCTCGCACCATGCGTTGAAGAGCTGCACCAATATATTGAGGAAGCAGATAAAGTTTACTACTGTGCTGTTGCTTCTATACTGAGTTTATATAGCTCAAACCCACACACAACAGCGAAGCAAATTAACAGGTTTTTAAATCTGGGAAATCAACTGCTACACCAATATATTTACAACCATCTAAAAACAGCAGGACTTCACCCAGACTATAGCATTTTACACCGGGACACTCATCACGAACTTCCTTTGGCATGGGACTTTAGTGCAGAATTTCGCGCACCGATAGTTGATGATTTGGTGTTAAATTTTGTTCGTAATCTTGCTAAGAATAATGGTAATGGTAACGGGAATGGGAAAAAACCTTACACCCATCTGCAACGTTTTTTACAACATTGGGAAGGAAAATTAAAAACCTTTGTACTACATCCATCCGCTGGAGAAGTTTCTTATCGTCAGTGTATTGACTTACAGGTCAAAGAATATATTGCATCTCTGTTGGGAGATGTCGAATATTACCGTCCTCTTGCATTGAAATTTCACCCAGAACAAACCAATTTCATCAATATGCTTGAAACCCAAAAACCAATATTAACCTTGGTGAAATAG